A segment of the Leptospira andrefontaineae genome:
TTTCATATCCTGATCTAGTTGTTGCAGTTTCCGAAGCCGGAGGCCTTGGAACATTCCCTTCTCAGAACTACCGGACCCTAGAGGAATTAAGAAGAGGTTTGGAAAATATCAGATCCAGGACCAAAAAGCCGATCGGCGTTAACTTAATTTTGCATAAGGCTCATAACCCTAACTGGGCAAAACACTTAGAAATACTTTTAGAATTCAAAGTAGAATTGATTATCACAAGTTTGGGAAGTCCTCGTTCCATTATCAACGAAGCAAAATCAGTGGGAACAAAAGTTTTTTGCGACGTAACTACATTAAGACATGCTAATCTAGTAGCTAAGTCCGGAGCAGACGCGTTGGTAGCGGTTGCTCAAGGTGCGGGAGGACATGCAGGAAATATTTCTCCTTTCAGTCTTTTTCCTTATCTGAAAAAAGAGATCGGTCTTCCTGTTCTTGCTGCGGGCGCGATCAGCGGTGGGGCACAAATGGCGGCTGCAATGTCCTTAGGAGCAGATGCCGTTTATATCGGAACAAGACTTATCGCCACTCAAGAAGCCGCCGCTTCTCAAGAATATAAGGAGATGATCGTTCAGTCGGCACCTGAAGAGATCGTTTATACGGAAAAAATATCCGGGATTCCTGCGAACTGGCTAAAACGTTCCGTAGAAAAAGCGGGAGATAATTTCCACAACGAAGGAAGCACGGATATAGATCAGGAATTCAAACGTTGGAGAGATATTTGGTCTGCTGGTCACGGAGTGGCTCAGATCGATTCCATTATTCCGGCAGGAGATGTTGTAAGAGGTATGGCCGCGGAATACGCGGATATCGTAAATAAACTACCTAAACTAGTTTAATATTTTAGAATATTCTAAACCCCCGATTCCGGGGGTTTTTTTGTAACTTATTTCTTATCTGAAAAGCTTACAGGGATTAGGTGGAATACACCAAATACGAAAACCTGAGCCGCGTCTGCGATTTTGAATCCGCCTCTGTCCCCTGCACGAAAGGAATAGATCGCGACTTCTAAAATATGGATCCCTAAGATCACCCAACCTAGAGTGAGAACGATACCATCCAAACTTGGATGTAAATTTACGAGTTGTACGATTCCGCTCAAAACTCCCAACCATAAAAGCCAAAATGCGGCAGTGGAAGCCTTGGATATATTATTCACTAGATTCATTCTTTTCCTCTCGAAAAATCGATTCCGAGTATAGCAATCGATACAGAGGTTTTGGTCAAGAAGAAGTTGGAAGATGCGGAGGGAGAAGAGGCGCAGATTTTTTCACACAGAGACACTAAGTCACGGAGGTTTGGTTTCAGAATCTTGATAACTCTGCGCCTTCGTGGCTCTGTGTGTACAATGTCTCCGGGGCTCTATTAACTCTGTGACTAAGAACCGGATTCTACTTCTATTTTCTCGTCTTGTTCTGCTTCGTTTAAAACTGGGCTTGCTATCTTATCCAAAAGAGACTTTAGGATATCGTAATATGGAAGCACTTTTGGACCGACGGATTTCCCGAATTTGTTCTCATAACTCGTCCTAAGAGTAGCTTCTTCATCTCCTCCCATAAAATAAGAGGAGGAAGCGGTGCCTTCCCAAAGAACGTCTTTCGTATCACATTTTTGGATCTGTGCTTGGATAGAAATTTTGATCCCATCTGCAGAAGGTCCGAATACAGCGGGACTTAGCCATACTAAAAAGGATGGTGTGGTTCCTTTTAGGGCTTCTTCTAATTTAAGAGTAAGAACCCCTTGGGATTTTCCGACAGGAGATTTGCAGTTTTGGTTTTTACTGGAAGGATCCGGATATACGATAAATTCCTTATGGTGAGCCAATTCTTGTTCCGCCATGGATTTTAGAAGAGTTGCCTCGACTTGATTCACTTTGGAACTTGAATCAATTGCTACAGTTAATCTTTTAAATCTGTCCAGAGAAGATTCAAAATTAGGTGCGATCCTAATTTGTTTTACCGCACAATTTGCAAATGAAGTAGAAATTAAAAATAGAAGTATTAGTTTAGATCTCATTTTTTCTTTCCGGTTTTCTTTTTAGGAGCCGACTTTTTCTTAGGAGCTTTTTTAGGTTTCGGTTTAGCAGGAGTTTCTTCTATTACAAATTCAGAAACTGTTTCGGAACCTTCTTCATCCTCAGGGCCTAAACCTAATGGCACTGCCTCATCTTCTTCTTGTTTGCGGCTTCTATATGCTAATTCTAAAATTGCGGGAAGTAAAGTAAGGGCGATCAGTAAACAAGCCGCAATACCTATTGTCGCCACTTTTCCGATGGAGTGTAGGCCTCTTTGATTTGCAAGAAGTAGTGCGCTCCATCCGACCAAAGTGGTTAATGTGGATGCGATCACCGCAGGTCCTACCATTGCCATTGCTTTTACAATATCATGATCTTCTCTGAATCTATAATAGATATAGATCCCGTTTTGTATTCCATATCCTATGATGACCGGGAATACCAGAACATTCATAAAATTTAATTTAAGATCTATAATTGCCATAACTCCTACTGTAACTAAAAGTCCCAATAAAAGTGGTATCAAGGAGAGTAGTGCGGGTAAGAAGGCTCTATAGAATAGTATCAGAACTATGATCACTAACCCTAAGGTAATGAAGAATGCAGCAACACCTTCTCTTTTTACTATCATGATAAGCTGAGCAAATAACATTAAACTTCCAGCCGTATCGGTTTGGAATGTGTAAGATCTGGCTTGAGCTATATCCTTATAAGGTCTATGTTCTAAGATCGTATCTACAGTTCCTGGGAGGATCTTAATGGAGAGAAGTTTTTCCTTTGAGTATGTATTCAAAGCGTTCAATAGAATTTTATTTTCCGCCGTAGAATAGTTCTCTTTGGTCGGATCTATTTCGGATTCTTTTTGAGTTCCTGTGGAATATAGGATCGCATTTAGGGTTCTTCTGGAAATTTTAGGAACTTCCAATCTACCTATTGCGGCAAAGAATTCTAATAATTTTCCACCATGCCATAGAGCTACTTTAGGATAGAGGAATAATAGATGTCCTTTTTCTTTAGAGCTTGCAACTTCCTTAAACTGAGAGGAAAAATAATCCGGAACTGCAGTATAGTCGTAAGGTTTAATGGATAAGAATAATTTTGCCTTAGGTAAATACTTTCTCTGTTCAGGTTTTAAGAAGGAAGCTTTTACAGGCTTCATATCTTTTGCGAGCTGATCCAGAACTTTACGGTTTTCTAATTGTTGAGAATAAGGCGGAACAAAATTCCAAAGAGAAACAACTTGGTCAACGGAACCGGCGATAGATTCAGGAACCGGGTTCAAATAATCGAATACAGCTTCTGATTCTTCTAAACTTTTTACTACAATTGCCTGAGGATCGGAAGAAATATCAAAACGATCCGCGATCTCATCGTATAAGTTTACGGATTCTAAATTTTCTACTAAAAGGTTTCTTCCGTTAACGTCAAATTGTACTTTTGGAGCGAAAACTCCAAAGAGTAACACGAGAACTAAAACGCTTACGGATAAAATGCCCGGTCTAGAATAAAATCTTCTTAATAAACCGGAAGGAGTTTGTTGTTCTTCATTTAAAAGGAAAGATTTGGAAAGGGAAGGGAACCATTTTAAAAGTAAAGCGATCTGTAATGCAGTCACTCCATACATTGCAACTGCGATCAGAACGATCCCATAAGTCGCAATAATCCCGAACTCACTGAATCCTCTGAATTCTGAGAAAGAGAGTACAACGAACGCGGAAGTAGTGGTTAATGCGGAACTAAAAGAAGCAATCCCAGTATGATAAATCGTGTCTTTGATTGCTCTTACTATATTTTGTTTCTTGGTGAATTCTTCTCTGAATCTGTATAAGAATTGGATCCCATAGTCTATCCCAAGTCCCATGAGAATGGACCCGATAATACTTGTGATACTATTCAATTGTCCTATAACGAGTCCGGTTAAACCGAATGTCATGAGTAGTCCGCTGAGAAGAGAGAATAGCAGAATAACTATAAAAAGAGGATTACGGAAAAATAATAAAAGTAAAAGTCCTATTCCTAAGAAAGAAGCGATCCCGATCGGCTTTAATGCCTTAATCAAAGTTTCATAATCATCTTGGTTAAGTTTATAGGCTCCGGTATAACCTGCGTAAATTCCGTCTTTTTCTATCTCCAGGGTTTTTACTAAACCTTGGACTTTAGTGTCTATTTTTTCCAAGAACTCAATGTCAACGAAGGAACCTGTAGGTTTGATCAGAACGATCAGCATCCCTTTTTCAGGTGAAATATTATATTCGTCGAATATATCTCTTTTTGCGAGTTTTTGGTATTTGGAAATGATATCCGTAAAATCCGGATTATATTCCTCATTCGTAAGTTTGATGAAGAATGGATTAGCTTTTTCTATTTCATCATCTATCTTCCGTTTTACTCTTTTACGGATCTCTTTTAGATCTTCAGTTTTTAAGAATAAAGGAAGTCTGTCTTGTAAAAAGGAAACATTATATCTATAAGAAACGTAACGAACTAATTCTTTGTCTTTCAAAACTTCCGTAGCAAGTTTGTCGGAGGCTTTTTTGAGTGCGATCTCTCTCGCCTTGTAATAAGCGATGTTCTTACGTTTTGCCGCGTCAGCTAATTCTAATTCTTTCTTCTGGGTTTCCGGATCGCCGTTACGTTTGGCTTGGAATGCTTTGGTAAGATGCTCCGTCATTCCCTTCTCGTCTTTGAATTTGAGAGCTACGGTATAAAAACCGCTCCCGCCGATCATTTCGATCACACGTTTTGTTTGTACGACGGAAGGGTTGTCAGAGGGAAGAAGTTGAAGATTATCACTGTTAATGGAAAGTCTGGTGGCTAAAAGTGCGGAAATCACCAGAAAGATAAATAGGATTGCGGAAGAAGCGGCCGGTTTGGTTAACACCAACTCGGTCGCTTTAGAAAGAAATTTTCTCATCAGTTCTTAGCTGCTTTTTGTATTAGGGAGATAGTCCCCTTGATTCCGTTTTTCTTAATAGACGGCTCTATGTTTTTAGTGCGGTTAATTTCCGTTGCAAGTTTACCTTCGGTTTCAAAATCGCTGATGTACCAAGCACCTTCGGATTCTGAAAGTATCCAAGCAAATTTGATCTGATCGGAACCCTTGTAAAGAATGGAAGATCCGATCCTCGCCTGTTTACCATTCACGCTAGGTTTGTCGTAAGTGATATCAATCTTATCAAAATATTTTAATGCGATCGGGAATGCCTTATTTACGATATATTCGGATATCCCTTCTTCGAATTCTTTTCTTTCCGCAGCGGAAATTTTATGATCTCCTAATAGTTTGTCGGAGAATTTTCCCACATGGATCAAAGCTAAAGCCTTGTCGTTTTTCTTATAACGGATAAAGCCGATCAATTTTTTAACGGCGGATAACGTCTGCTCTTCTGCCGAAACTTCGGGAGAAGTGGTTTGGGTTTCGTTAGTAGTTTGGGAATCCTGGGCAAAAAGAAGCCCCGAGGAAAGTAAACAAAACAATAAAATTTGAAATAGTTTCACAGATATTACCTAAGGAAGGATCGATCCGGAAATTTTACAATCAGGTAAAAACAGACTGCATACTGGCCGGATAAATTTACAGTAATGTAAGGGGAAGGCTTAAGTCAACGGAAATTAGACTCAATTCGGGCGGAGAAAATCGTAAGCCTGGCTTCCGCAAGAAAATGATAAAACTTTCGGTGTTAGGCAAGTTAGGATAAGAGGATGTTTCGCTTTGTACTGCTCTACTAAAATTTGAACGGTATGTTCCTTTGCCAAATCCGCGGCCCAATCATGATAATTGATCGGTATTCCTGGATGAACAGTTTTAAGACTTCTATGACTGTCGGAGGCATCCTTGTTCAAGCATGCATGGGTTGCAAAGGTATAATTTCCGTGAAGACCTTCTTCCGCATCAAAACAATCACCCGCTTCTTCCGTATGTTCTATGATTGGAAGAAGATTATAATAACCTGTTTGGATCTTTTTCATACTTAGAAAAATCCAAGGATGTTCAATAGGAGCAAGTACGCTCACCAACGGATAATTTTCCGCCCAATTAGAATGAGAATAGAAATCCTGCGCGATATGCAAAGCCATTCCCAATTTAATTAAGCCGGATATATGATTGGATTCTCTATAAGAGTCGTCTTTTAAGCTGCTGAACCGATCGGCACATCCCAGAATATTATCATTATCGCAATGATATGCATCATTATTCATGAAGGCCGCGTCTGCTCTCAAGTTGCCTTGAACGATCAGCTCCATACAATCAGCTCTTAGGTCCCAGCCGGTCTTATCTGCAAATCCTAAGAAAGCCTCTTGGGTAATACTAGTATGAGTATGTGGGCCCTTCTTCCCGAAAGCTCTTAAGGGAGAAAGAGAGGCAAGAAAATATATCGAAAATCCAAGCACCAAAAATTTTAGAAAAATAAAGTTAGTTTTACTGCTCATATATGTAATCAAGCAATTACATATATGAGACCTTGTGTTTTAAGCTAAGTATGCAAATAATTACATAATAGAGAAGAAAATGTTAAATCCTTCTGTGGACATAGGTCGAGACCGAAGTCTATAGACTATATTCTATTTTTTTAATGTAGATGGTGTGAGGTGTTTCGTGTGACTTGAGGATCAGGAACCGTTCTTTTTCCAGTCCAAGATCCCATTGGATTCGAAATATTCTAAATCTTGGACATCATCCAGGTCGGATAATACAGGTAGAAGTCCTACTTGTTTTCTGGCCCATTGAAGTTTTTCTAAACTTCTGGCAAAAACAGTTTCCGTACTCCATTCTATTCCATGAAAAAGTTCAGGAGTATCCGACTTGAGTCCTACCAGATAATAACCTCCATCTTTCGCCGGTCCTAAAACCACATCTTTATGATCTATAATTTGAAATGCTTCTTTTAGATGTAGGAGGTCCAACTCAGGGCAATCACTTCCTATGAGTAGTGCAGGACCGGAACCGTTTTGGAAACAATACAAGAAAGCGTTTCTCATCTTCTCTCCTAGATCTTTTCCTTCTTGTTTGCGAATGAGTAATGGAGAATGTCCCCAACTTCCCAGATCGGATGGGTTAGGGAGATAGGAATCGAACCAAAGGACTTTAGGAACATCCAAGTCCTTACAGGCTGATCTGGTTTTTTCGACCAGGGCCTGATATACTTCTAGTGCGGCTTCTTCTCCTATATTCTTTGCTAAACGTGTCTTAACTTTTCCCGGGACTGGATTTTTCAGAAATATATTCAAGATTGGACCTTTCATTTTTGTCTCCCGAGTGTTATGATCTTAAGGCATCTATTCCTTGGGGGATGTTTTTTCCAAGGATTAACCGAAATAAAGCTATCTTTTGATATGCAGGTTTATTAATTAGAACAAGCTCTTTAAATCTAAAGCAATATGAAAAATATTAAATCTCAAATGTTCATTATTCTATAAGGAGATACTTATGATCTTAAATCTAAAAAGAGGGATTCTACTTATTAGCTTGGGGATCATCCTAACTGGGTTAGTTGGGACCGCTTGCGCGCCCGGAGGAAAAGACCCATTCCTCCCTCTATTCAATCTCGGATACCAATTGGAAAAAAGCAAAACCGGATTTTTTATTATCGTTCCAAGAGGAATTGCACAGTGAAATTACAAAATCGTCGTTCTATTCTTCGTAAAGTTGTTCTGGCTTTACTCGTTTTTTTCGGAATTACTGCTGGTTTTAAATTTAATCCAGGATTTAAGAAGGAAAAAAATCATATTCCGATTTCTTTAAATGTTTCTCTACTTAGGCCATTGCACGCAAGCGCGGACGAATGGGGCTTTGTAAGAGGATCCGCTTCCTGGGCCCGTGGAAATTCTCTCTTCATGGATGATGTGATCGGTTCTATTCAGGCAAATCCAGCATTAGTCTTAGTTGCCAGTGGAGTTAATGGTATTACGCAAGACGGTTTCTCTACAACGTCTGGAACTAATTTTACGATCTCTTTGAAGTTGAACGGAGCTTTTACCGCATCTTCTACTGCATATACCGGAACGAAAACATTCTCCAATTATTTAGAACTGAAGAATGTTGGAACTACCGATACAGCGAATATTGCATTACAATTCTATTGGGATGATGATCCTCGAGATCCTTTACAGGACGGCGCTCTCGTCAGATATCGTTTGCAAATGTTGAACCCTTCTCAAGATGGTGGGTCCTCTGCAGATATAGAAAGTTATGTGTATTCTCCGAATGTTGCTAATGCTTTTTACTCTACTCTTTATCCAAACCAAGGCCTTGTACAAGTATATTCATGGGATGATAAGCTTGCAAACGATAACGAAATTTCTCTCAAGGCACGTCACGGAAGAGTGATCCTGGAAGAAATGGATGAACAAACTGTTTTCTGTTTTAAGGCAATTGTTCGTGTAGACGCGACTGCAAATCTTATTCCTAGCAATACTAATGCAGGACTTTGTACCGGAAGTGCGAGCGATGAATACTATAAACTTGCCTATAGCCAAAAATTGACAGGCAATCTGGAAGTGACCGCTAAATCAGGATGGGAAGAAGGAGCAATAACTTCGGGAGATGGTAATCTGTGCGGTCTTGTTTCTTTAAATTATGGTTTGTTTAATGTAAACGGATTTGTTAAAGACTTAGTTGCTTCCGGAGATATTCCTTCCAGTTACGTTCCTGCTTCCCGAGTTGATGGCTTATATGCAAGAATTGGATTAAGCGGTAAATCGGGGAATACTGGCGATAATAACGGCGTTTTTTGGGACGATACGAGAAAAGCTACCATTGATGCATTAGATATCGTATTCGAATCTTCTCCTCCTCCGTTCGATTGAAGTAGTATAAAACCATCGCTTAATTGCTAGTTAAAACCCCCGGTTCTCGGGGGTTTTTTTATTACCTAAGGCAAAATTTCAATCTTCCGATTGTTCGAAAATTTCAGGATTTCTCAGTTGAGAGAGAATAGACTCTTCCGGAAATTGGCTGAACATTTTCGAATTCGATTTTTTATCGGGGAAATTTGTATAAAGAATATCTAATGAATGTCTCCCTCCTCCATATATCCGTATATGGATTAGATGAGCGGAGAATACTAACAGATCTCCAGGGTTTTGTGTGAATCCATTTAGTAAAACTTCTCCGCAAGAAACGAGTCTTTCAAGCGGAGAAGTGAAAAATTTTGCCGGTTAAGCGGCTTTACTACGGATCTCTTTTACAGGATCAATATCTTTCCATTCTGCAAAATGGTGTCTCTGAGAAAGGAACCATGCTAGTGAAAGTGCACCGAACCCAGCTGCGATGAACGCTGTCCCGGCAGAAACCCCTAAAAGGAAAGCAGCTCCGACCAGAAGTGCGATTCGGACAGGTTCTAGATATAAGGTCCAACGTTTCAGATCTAAAATTCCTCCCACAGTTGTTAAGGAGAATATACTGAAGAAGAAGATCGTGTATAGTAAGCCTGTCGGGATAGAATGCACTTTTACAAGCATTGAGAATGTTCCAACCAGAGTAAGGACAAACCAGGTCACTGCATATGCAGTTAAACTTTTAGAAAGATTTACATCATATTTTTTGAATGTTTTCTCATCAACTTCAGGGATAGGGTATTGT
Coding sequences within it:
- a CDS encoding NAD(P)H-dependent flavin oxidoreductase, which codes for MKIKTPVTEMLGIDLPIIGAPMFLVSYPDLVVAVSEAGGLGTFPSQNYRTLEELRRGLENIRSRTKKPIGVNLILHKAHNPNWAKHLEILLEFKVELIITSLGSPRSIINEAKSVGTKVFCDVTTLRHANLVAKSGADALVAVAQGAGGHAGNISPFSLFPYLKKEIGLPVLAAGAISGGAQMAAAMSLGADAVYIGTRLIATQEAAASQEYKEMIVQSAPEEIVYTEKISGIPANWLKRSVEKAGDNFHNEGSTDIDQEFKRWRDIWSAGHGVAQIDSIIPAGDVVRGMAAEYADIVNKLPKLV
- a CDS encoding MXAN_6521/LA_1396 family lipoprotein; the protein is MRSKLILLFLISTSFANCAVKQIRIAPNFESSLDRFKRLTVAIDSSSKVNQVEATLLKSMAEQELAHHKEFIVYPDPSSKNQNCKSPVGKSQGVLTLKLEEALKGTTPSFLVWLSPAVFGPSADGIKISIQAQIQKCDTKDVLWEGTASSSYFMGGDEEATLRTSYENKFGKSVGPKVLPYYDILKSLLDKIASPVLNEAEQDEKIEVESGS
- a CDS encoding MMPL family transporter, with translation MRKFLSKATELVLTKPAASSAILFIFLVISALLATRLSINSDNLQLLPSDNPSVVQTKRVIEMIGGSGFYTVALKFKDEKGMTEHLTKAFQAKRNGDPETQKKELELADAAKRKNIAYYKAREIALKKASDKLATEVLKDKELVRYVSYRYNVSFLQDRLPLFLKTEDLKEIRKRVKRKIDDEIEKANPFFIKLTNEEYNPDFTDIISKYQKLAKRDIFDEYNISPEKGMLIVLIKPTGSFVDIEFLEKIDTKVQGLVKTLEIEKDGIYAGYTGAYKLNQDDYETLIKALKPIGIASFLGIGLLLLLFFRNPLFIVILLFSLLSGLLMTFGLTGLVIGQLNSITSIIGSILMGLGIDYGIQFLYRFREEFTKKQNIVRAIKDTIYHTGIASFSSALTTTSAFVVLSFSEFRGFSEFGIIATYGIVLIAVAMYGVTALQIALLLKWFPSLSKSFLLNEEQQTPSGLLRRFYSRPGILSVSVLVLVLLFGVFAPKVQFDVNGRNLLVENLESVNLYDEIADRFDISSDPQAIVVKSLEESEAVFDYLNPVPESIAGSVDQVVSLWNFVPPYSQQLENRKVLDQLAKDMKPVKASFLKPEQRKYLPKAKLFLSIKPYDYTAVPDYFSSQFKEVASSKEKGHLLFLYPKVALWHGGKLLEFFAAIGRLEVPKISRRTLNAILYSTGTQKESEIDPTKENYSTAENKILLNALNTYSKEKLLSIKILPGTVDTILEHRPYKDIAQARSYTFQTDTAGSLMLFAQLIMIVKREGVAAFFITLGLVIIVLILFYRAFLPALLSLIPLLLGLLVTVGVMAIIDLKLNFMNVLVFPVIIGYGIQNGIYIYYRFREDHDIVKAMAMVGPAVIASTLTTLVGWSALLLANQRGLHSIGKVATIGIAACLLIALTLLPAILELAYRSRKQEEDEAVPLGLGPEDEEGSETVSEFVIEETPAKPKPKKAPKKKSAPKKKTGKKK
- a CDS encoding ABC transporter substrate-binding protein, whose translation is MKLFQILLFCLLSSGLLFAQDSQTTNETQTTSPEVSAEEQTLSAVKKLIGFIRYKKNDKALALIHVGKFSDKLLGDHKISAAERKEFEEGISEYIVNKAFPIALKYFDKIDITYDKPSVNGKQARIGSSILYKGSDQIKFAWILSESEGAWYISDFETEGKLATEINRTKNIEPSIKKNGIKGTISLIQKAAKN
- a CDS encoding TIGR04282 family arsenosugar biosynthesis glycosyltransferase, producing the protein MKGPILNIFLKNPVPGKVKTRLAKNIGEEAALEVYQALVEKTRSACKDLDVPKVLWFDSYLPNPSDLGSWGHSPLLIRKQEGKDLGEKMRNAFLYCFQNGSGPALLIGSDCPELDLLHLKEAFQIIDHKDVVLGPAKDGGYYLVGLKSDTPELFHGIEWSTETVFARSLEKLQWARKQVGLLPVLSDLDDVQDLEYFESNGILDWKKNGS
- a CDS encoding LIC_12337 family protein; protein product: MKLQNRRSILRKVVLALLVFFGITAGFKFNPGFKKEKNHIPISLNVSLLRPLHASADEWGFVRGSASWARGNSLFMDDVIGSIQANPALVLVASGVNGITQDGFSTTSGTNFTISLKLNGAFTASSTAYTGTKTFSNYLELKNVGTTDTANIALQFYWDDDPRDPLQDGALVRYRLQMLNPSQDGGSSADIESYVYSPNVANAFYSTLYPNQGLVQVYSWDDKLANDNEISLKARHGRVILEEMDEQTVFCFKAIVRVDATANLIPSNTNAGLCTGSASDEYYKLAYSQKLTGNLEVTAKSGWEEGAITSGDGNLCGLVSLNYGLFNVNGFVKDLVASGDIPSSYVPASRVDGLYARIGLSGKSGNTGDNNGVFWDDTRKATIDALDIVFESSPPPFD